The genomic segment TGATGATGGCTAACTGTTTCTAAGGAGAACATGCAGGAGAACAGTGTCAGTTCATTGAGTAAGCAGTGGTATAACTATGAAGACTACAGAGAAACTGCTCTATTTTACAGTGTAGTGAAGGAGACAGGTTCATGTTTAAAGGTAAAGGTGTGAGCCTCCTGACACAACCagatttctttctctgtctagACACACTTCTATGAAGGTCAGCTGAAGGGCTGtcgccaacacacacactaattatGTCTGATTATGGCATTTAACTAAATTACAGCCACTCTTGCACTTTTCCCTCCCCATTTCTTATTCCTTCACTTGTGCCATCCATGCGAAAAATACTGGAGGAAcactttatataaatatatgccAAACTGTATAGTAGGTGAAAtgatcttgtttgttttgatacATTTACTGCCTGCATTTAAAGGAAACCAAGATTATTTACTTACTGATACAATATAGCCCCAATATTGAGAATAAACCCTGCTTTGTGCTGAGTTAAaagttgtgttttctgcagtagtgcaagaggaaaaaatgattttagaTTATTGAGATAGCAGCAATCATAGGTCCTCACTTCATTATAACGGCAGCTAATAGATCTGTTTCCTCCCACCATTCAGATGTTGTGAGTCATGGGGAGCTTTAAGGGCCATGCACTCCCTGGGAGCTTCTTCCTTGTAGCTGGGATCTGGTGGTCAGGAAAGTACTCACTCTGGCACGCCACCCGCAGGAACAAGAACATAGGTTCCACTCGACTGGCCAGCAGAGCCTCTCAGCGCCGCCTGGAGATCATCGAAAACTCTGTCAtactcttcttctctttttttggtgAACAGAGCTCTACATATACACATTTAGAAAAGTCTGTGAAATCTTTGTCCATAGAGTCCATACTGTGTagttacagtttaaaaacacagccATTTGCAGTATCACCTCATGATTAAAGGAGATCTGAGTGTTTCCTCTGCCAAATTCCACAGGGATGCTGGCTGAGCAGTTTTTTGCAGATGGGCCGAGGCTCCACTTGTATGACTTTGCTGAGAAACACTGGGAACATCTGATGAACTGGCAGCATGCCACCATGTACTTATTCTTTGGCCTGGCTGGGACTGTGTCGCTGATCATCCACACCACAGAAGCTGCCCCACTGGCACTGGATAGGTTAATGCTGGCCATTGCTTTCTTTAATGAAGGTAAAATGTTTATTACCCAGTCTCCATTTTGATGTTGTAGTTATTTACATCAGTGGTTCTTAACAGTGTTCTAAGATGGACCCCACAGTCCTTTCAGATGTACCCAAGTACCCTTCTGTAACACCACCTGTCATGGTCCTGTTTTTGCATTTGTACCAGCAGAAGCTAGACTTCAATCTTAATAAGCTATTCATTTtaaccatttatccattactgTAGCTAATGTTAACtatttgtactgtacattaatTAGTTTTAAATTCAAACTATTTATCCGTTACATTTAGCTAACCATTTCAAGtgtttattcattaatttagcTATCGCTGTCTATTTTAACCATGTATCCATTACTTTTAAGGAAAGCTGAATATTTGAAATGTCTATGAATTCAACTATTAACTAATCACGTATTATCTATTGCTTAGTTATTAATTACTTTTAGCTAAACATTTCATCCATCCAGCTCTTTTAGCTAACAGACTTCTTTGCTTGCTCATTTTCACGCTCTCTCATTTGCAACGCATTATATTCAGATTAAAGCTGAcgatatatacagtattttcaaaTAAAGTTTGAATTAGTTTTTTTCAAATTAGCGTAGTTAATCTACTATAAAATTTCCTTGTACTCCCTGTGGTAGCCCTGGCTGGGAATCagtgattgattgattcatCAAACTGACAAATGTCAGCATCATAGTAAACAAAGCGATGTATATTTTACTCCACCATTCTCATCTATTTCTCCATGATgcctttcctttgtttttgcaGGATTTCTTTTCCTCTACCACCTCCACGGCAGAAGTATGCTGGACGTCCATGTACATCAGCTCCTGCTCTATGCCATCTTTGGAGAGGCTCTTGTCGCCTCCCTGGAGGTCTTCCACCGAGGTAACATCATTCTGGAGCTGATGCGGTGCACCCTCACCGTCCTCCAGGGAAGCTGGTTCTGGCAGGTATGTCTGAATATGTGCATGTATGAGCAGAAGTTCATGGTGGACATTCAGGACACACTCTAACAAACATCACCCTCTCTTTGGACACAGATTGGTTTTGTGTTGTATCCTCCCAGCGGCCCTGAGTGGGACCTGAAGGATCCCAGTAATATGATGTTTATCACCATGTGTTACTCCTGGCACCTTGCCTTCGCCATGCTCATCGTGGCTGTGCTCTATTGCACTGTCAGCTGGTGAGAACCTACTCCAAACCAGACAGCCCATAAGCTGCTGCTTGTATATTTGTCCTGGGATTAACAAGTTGAGCACCTCCAATGGCACTCTCTCAAAAACctggtgtttgttgtgttctCTCTGTAGTGTGGTTCGCTCCAGATTGAAGAGGACTCCTCCGATGGAAATGGGACTTTTGAAGCCCAGAGAGAGGGACCCAGAGTCAGAGGACGAGATTTTATGAAGAGGACAGTTGTTCATCTACATTGTGACTCATGTATATCACAGTCAAATCAGGGATATAATGTTTGCAGCAATGCAACTAGAAGCAAGGCATGCAGACAAAAAAGGGATAAGGACATGGTTTCTAGATGCTTTATTTtagaaatacagtatatctctACCTCTGCCTTATTTAATCAGCTGTACACCCCCCTTTAGCTTTACTTGTATCGTTCATCGCTATTTATTTAGCTGTGGCCTTATACTTTTTATATATTCTGTCATATTCTTTTACTATTAATTTGCACATACAGGTAAACATAAACTCCTAAGGGTAAGCTTTACGGATCGCATGCTATTCATTCGACACACCTTTTTTTGTCAGACATGTTGGTGTTCTGTGGCGTCATCTTGTGGTGAAAACAACAATCATCATCAGTTCAACATACATTACTTGAACGCATTTTATGTGGCTTTTTGTTCCATAATGTCAGGAGGATGAGTCACACATGTGAGTCAAACCCATTGCCAAACAATAAGAATTTTATTAAAATtctttaaataattcatttttgcTATTTTGACATTATTACAGACAAAATTATTGTTGCTATTGTTGTTAATGCATCTGTGAAGAATTTATTCAGTGTGACTTACCAGAGACTTATACATTGTCAGTATGAGTTGTCAGTGGTGACTAACATGGCGTTTATAGTAATCTTATcagacattttacttttatttaaatagtTGTAATAAGATTATTCACAGAAGTTATACAATTATAGATGTTATTTCCCATTTCTCACTATATTAGTGAGATCACTTTGAAACCAAATGATCACTCATGCATCACATGGTCATCCCAGCAGGAgattatcattcattttatcCTATGGCTGATTAACTGACTAACTAACTATTTTATTGTATCAAGCAGTATAGGCTGCAAACTTTAAACGCTTATACATTAGGATTTTAACTAATGATAAGTTaagttttctgtcattttcctaataaatgttttatttataaaatatcacaaaacacTCATTTTCATTGCAACAGTCTAAACCTCAATTTTTCTATGAAGAAGAGAAGATCAGCACATTATAACAATTATCAAAGAAGATTTAATATTGTTGCAttaaaaaatgcacaaacaatTCATCCATGatcaaaattgttgtttttttctgttgatcaaaaCTTGACTAACCAGTTCACCTCTAGTTATATCAGTTAAAATGTTCATCTTTGCTTTATTGTGGAAGTATGTCCATATAGATGGTCAGCAACAATCAACAACTTGGGGCAACATGTTGACTGAATATCTACCCACTACATGTCTGTATGAATCTAAGATGATAATAGTCGATACTCGATACGGAAAAAACATACTTGTAGGCCGAGCTAAAATAAACTGAAGTAGCAGGGTGACCTTATAACATATGAGTCATATGGTTTATAACGCTTTTTTATCTGACAAAATTTCCGTGTTGTGCTACATGATTGACTCAAATGGCTGAAGACAAAAAGATCAGAGTGAGACCTCTTACAGCTCCTCCTCCGCTCAGGTGTGACTATACTAAAGTCATCTACCTGGCCAGGTGAGCAGTCATTCTGTTAGCAACCATGTGACGTTGTTGTCCATCCACTCAGATCTGATTTGAAGAAACcggcaattttttttttctgccgcTCCAGGAAACCTTTTTTCCACCAGTCCGGTCGACTGTTAAGGATCTTCAGCTATGGATAAATTAAAAGCGGTTTTAAGTGGTGAAGAGGCGCGGAGAGATGACCGAACCGTTTTAGAGGTAAAAACTAAACTAATTTTAGCCTACATGGTTTGAACTGTGAGCTGTCAACGGAGacactgactgatgactgagaCTCAACTCTGTCGTTGCAGACTGTGAATGAAGCCTCCACTTTAGGTTGGGGCACACGTGTGAAAGGATTCGTGGCCTGTTTTGTGGTCGGGGCCGCGTGCACAATTTTGGTGAGAATCTGtgatcatttctgtgttttatctccACCTGTTGTGTTTTGCTTCCCACAAGGAGGAAGAGCGCAGGCAGAGGTGATGTGACTTTACAGGTTCTTCTTGCTCTGAGGAATGCTCATTGTGATGTGATGTTCATTCATTTGACAGCAGTAACCAGTCCTGccagctgcagctgcacctaatctccatttctctgtctgcagggaGTCTGCATGCTCTTCCTCCCAAAGATTGGGCTCACTCTCTTCATCGTCTTTTACACTTTTGGAAACATATGTACTCTGTGCAGGTCAGTGTCTGCAACAACACCCTGCAAGAACTGACCAGGTTAAAGCAGCTGATGATAGTTTTATCTCAAGCAGTTTTATATGATATGATATCAGAACTGAGCCTCTGTGTGGGCAGCGCATACTGGAGataaacatttttacatatttattcTTCAACAGCACCATGTTTCTGATGGGACcagtgaagcagctgaaaaGGATGTGTGACAAAACAAGAGCACTGGCCACCACTATTATGATTGTAAGTGCACAAACCTAATGTTGATTTTTCACTCTTACTCTGTTACACACTCCACTACTGATCTTCACATTGACAGAGCTTTCATGCTGTAAATACTAAACACAGCGTCATAAAGAGTCAAGAAAAAAGTTCTGCTCTGGATCAAAAAACAGTTATACTGAAGTAAAAACAATCAGGTGCTCCTCAAGGCtagagcaaaaataaaaaacaaagactgtaaaGCTTAAAGGAAGTTAGGGGGATTGGTTGGCAGTCAAAAGGGAATCCGAGATACATAAGTAAGAACCATTCAGCTGGATTGAAAACTGAGAACTCTGGGTACTTGTGTCTTATTTGTCCAGGAAATTTACTCAAGCATAATCAcacaagagacaaacaaaaacaacaacaaaaagttgTTACAATTAGAATTTTAACAATACCAGATAAAAGACTGATGACTGGTGTTGCTGCTGGTTGACCTATGTTTTATCATTGTGGGGTCAAGTAGAGGTGATAAAGATGAATAATTTCATCTCTACCTACGGTGTTTGCACTGTAATGGTGTACAGAGATTTAAAGTATAATGACATGTTTTATAAAGGGCAGAAAAAAACTGGAATAACTCATAAGCAACTTTGGCTCTGTTCAAAAGTAAAGGTGGTTTTTGACGCCCCAGATATGTCCCAGTACTAATCACCTAATAATTTAAGATGTTCACTGTGACACAACACAGGACAATGTTAAACGTGAAAAAACAATCTGAGTTGACTGATTTTCTGATGATGAATTTTCCCCATACTTACAacttaaaagtatttttaaaacacatgtTGCCATAGGTATAAAGAAAGCATGTAAAATTGATGTAATCAGAGGAGGTCTGTGCAGCTAGAAGGACGCTCACCTTCAACTGCCACTGATTCACTTAAAAAGAGCTCATTTAACACCATGTAGCTGAAAGGAAATGAATCAGAAATGCTCGGGCGTGGCTGTGGTGAGGCTGACACTCTCATACACATGTTACAGCTTCGCCCTGGGGTGAAGAGGTTCTGGATGGAACCTCTTCACCCCAGGGCAGATAATCTGCTGTCAGTGATTATCTGCTGTCAGTGTTAGATGTACAGTTTCCATACTCTCCAATCATGTGTTAACATGGGAAACAATTTGTAGAAtgtaaagcaaagcaaaaaagcaaacatacaAATGACTTATTACAACTGAACTTTTTGCTGTTAAAACTGGAATATGATTCAGTCGTTTGTGGGCACAGACAAAGACATATGTAATTAGTGAGAAGAAAAAGGTGCAGTTACTGACAACGGATAAAACAAAATAGatcatcatttttcattaaattcaAACTAGTAAAACTAATGGTGAATATGAAAGGTGAGGGGCAAACATCAATCAGTCCAAAAAGTCCAGGTTGGTGATTACATGTGTCCCTTTCATTGCTCTAGACCTGCCTCGTGTTGACTCTCTGTGCTGCCTTCTGGGTGAGTGAAAGACGACAGCTATCACTTTCTAACTTTAGTCTATGTTAACAATCCATTTGTTGACTGAACACAGTAAATGATACAGAATTAACTCCAGTTTCTcgttgcactttttttttttttttttcagtggaagAACTTTGGACTTGCTTTGCTATTTTGCATCTTGCAAATCTTGTCATTTTCCTGGTAAGTCACAGTTTCTCCTGAATTCTAACAGATTATTTCAGTTCAAAATTGCTGCCACTGTGTgacataaatgtgttttgtatcCAGGTACAGTCTGTCATACATCCCGTGTGTCAGGTTTGTCTCTTTAACACTAAATATCCAAATCAGCTGCATAAGTGTCCAGAAACAAAAAGCCATTAAAAGCTTGTCTGCATGTCTGATTCATGTGAATTACTTTCCAGGGAGATGATACTGAAGATGGTGGCTGTCTGCATAAAATGAACCTCTCTATGTGATGACGTTTCCGGCTGGATGAAGTGAATGGAGGCAGGTCTCTTACTGAAGTTACTGAAACAGCCTTTTTGTGGTTCTTCTTCAGAGAATCTGTGACTCTTACTGCTGCACAGCTCAAGTTTTATCTccagaaatgttttcttgtttaaGCTTTAATAACTGAGCTGATTGATTTTTGGGATGAATCAATTACTCCAGTTTATTCTGA from the Lates calcarifer isolate ASB-BC8 linkage group LG17, TLL_Latcal_v3, whole genome shotgun sequence genome contains:
- the sft2d2a gene encoding SFT2 domain containing 2a, whose product is MDKLKAVLSGEEARRDDRTVLETVNEASTLGWGTRVKGFVACFVVGAACTILGVCMLFLPKIGLTLFIVFYTFGNICTLCSTMFLMGPVKQLKRMCDKTRALATTIMITCLVLTLCAAFWWKNFGLALLFCILQILSFSWYSLSYIPCVREMILKMVAVCIK
- the tmem45a gene encoding transmembrane protein 45A, encoding MGSFKGHALPGSFFLVAGIWWSGKYSLWHATRRNKNIGSTRLASRASQRRLEIIENSVILFFSFFGMLAEQFFADGPRLHLYDFAEKHWEHLMNWQHATMYLFFGLAGTVSLIIHTTEAAPLALDRLMLAIAFFNEGFLFLYHLHGRSMLDVHVHQLLLYAIFGEALVASLEVFHRGNIILELMRCTLTVLQGSWFWQIGFVLYPPSGPEWDLKDPSNMMFITMCYSWHLAFAMLIVAVLYCTVSCVVRSRLKRTPPMEMGLLKPRERDPESEDEIL